In Streptomyces sp. NBC_00306, a single genomic region encodes these proteins:
- a CDS encoding wax ester/triacylglycerol synthase family O-acyltransferase yields the protein MSSELLAPLDLAFWHLESTGHPMHLGALAFFGSAEGDRSDDEVLDLLATRAAAIHRLRMHVRDVLLPVGGAAWSVAPDFDVTRHVHHVRLPAGDFTAAATGIAGELMERPLERGLPPWEMYLLTGEPGGPFAVLVKLHHALADGMRAVAIGAGIFDEIAGARGMRARRSRPVPASSWRSVPAQLIGFARDRIDDLGNAVGVGASVVRASRFDSRGMPALAAGSSGTRRLGTVALDLDDVQRVRKAVGGTANDVLLAIVAGALRRWTRERGDLLPTADPRALVPVSRRRPGSPAGSGNRLSAYLVDLPVSDPDPRARLDTVRIAMNRNKAAGPMRGAGAVAVLADQLPPLAHRFGAPLAGGAARMLFDVLVTSVPLPRSALSLGGCPLLSIYPMAPLARGQSLAVALTTYGGQVHVGLVADGKAVPDLDRLARSVEDELAELLDMALTL from the coding sequence GTGAGCAGCGAGCTTCTCGCCCCCCTCGACCTGGCGTTCTGGCACCTCGAATCCACCGGCCACCCCATGCACCTCGGTGCCCTCGCCTTCTTCGGCTCCGCCGAAGGGGACAGGAGCGACGACGAGGTTCTCGATCTGCTCGCCACCCGCGCGGCGGCCATCCACCGGCTGCGGATGCATGTACGCGACGTCCTGCTGCCGGTCGGCGGGGCCGCCTGGTCGGTGGCCCCGGACTTCGACGTGACGCGCCACGTCCACCATGTGCGCCTTCCGGCGGGCGACTTCACCGCCGCGGCCACCGGCATCGCCGGGGAGCTCATGGAGCGCCCGCTGGAGCGCGGACTCCCGCCGTGGGAGATGTACCTCCTCACCGGCGAGCCCGGCGGCCCCTTCGCGGTGCTCGTCAAGCTCCATCACGCTCTCGCCGACGGGATGCGCGCGGTCGCCATCGGCGCCGGCATCTTCGACGAGATCGCCGGCGCGCGCGGGATGAGGGCGCGCCGGTCCCGGCCGGTGCCGGCCTCGTCGTGGCGCAGCGTGCCGGCCCAGCTCATCGGCTTCGCCCGGGACCGTATCGACGATCTCGGCAACGCCGTGGGTGTGGGGGCCTCCGTCGTACGGGCCAGCCGCTTCGACTCCCGGGGCATGCCCGCCCTGGCGGCAGGCTCCAGCGGAACCCGCAGGCTCGGCACCGTCGCACTCGACCTCGACGATGTGCAGCGTGTGCGCAAGGCCGTGGGCGGCACGGCCAACGACGTCCTGCTCGCCATCGTCGCCGGAGCGCTGCGGCGGTGGACGCGGGAGCGCGGAGACCTGCTGCCGACCGCGGACCCCCGGGCGCTGGTGCCGGTGTCGCGGCGCAGGCCCGGCAGTCCGGCCGGATCCGGGAACCGGCTCTCCGCGTACCTGGTCGACCTGCCCGTCTCCGATCCCGACCCCCGTGCGCGGCTCGACACCGTCCGGATCGCCATGAACCGCAACAAGGCGGCGGGGCCGATGCGCGGAGCCGGGGCCGTCGCCGTACTCGCCGATCAACTCCCGCCGCTGGCACACCGGTTCGGTGCGCCGCTGGCAGGCGGCGCGGCCCGGATGCTCTTCGATGTCCTGGTGACCAGCGTGCCGCTGCCGCGCTCGGCCCTCTCGCTGGGCGGCTGCCCGCTGCTCTCGATCTACCCGATGGCGCCGCTGGCGCGCGGTCAGTCGCTGGCCGTCGCCCTGACCACCTACGGCGGGCAGGTGCACGTGGGCCTGGTGGCCGACGGCAAGGCCGTGCCCGACCTCGACCGGCTCGCCCGCAGCGTGGAGGACGAGCTGGCCGAGCTGCTCGACATGGCACTGACGCTGTGA
- a CDS encoding aldo/keto reductase, with translation MRRSRLGRSGVEITELSFGAAAIGNLFTPVAPEEAAAAVDAAWDVGIRTFDTAPHYGLGLSERRLGEALRGRPREAYTLSTKVGRLLEPCPADGDDLAHGFAVPADHRRVWDFSADGVRRSVEESLTRLGLDRIDIVHLHDPDEHEEAAFRHGYPALERLRAEGVVGAIGAGMNQAAMLTRFVRDTDVDTVLCAGRYTLLDQSALAELLPEAEARGISVIVGGVFNSGLLADPRPGATYDYTAAPDDLLRRALRIEAVAARHGVVLRAAALHYSLGHPAVAGALVGTRSAREVRDAAGLLARDVPAALWDDLLAEGLLPKDGPLPQGGGAR, from the coding sequence ATGCGACGAAGCAGGCTCGGCCGCAGCGGGGTCGAGATCACCGAACTGTCCTTCGGGGCCGCGGCCATCGGCAACCTCTTCACCCCGGTCGCGCCCGAGGAGGCGGCGGCCGCGGTCGACGCCGCCTGGGACGTGGGCATCCGCACCTTCGACACGGCGCCGCACTACGGTCTCGGCCTCTCCGAGCGCAGGCTCGGAGAGGCACTGCGCGGCCGGCCTCGCGAGGCGTACACCCTCTCCACCAAGGTGGGGCGGCTGCTCGAACCCTGCCCGGCCGACGGCGACGACCTGGCCCATGGCTTCGCCGTCCCGGCCGACCACCGGCGCGTCTGGGACTTCAGCGCCGACGGTGTGCGCCGCAGCGTCGAAGAGAGCCTCACCCGCCTGGGCCTCGACCGGATCGACATCGTTCATCTCCACGATCCGGACGAGCACGAGGAGGCCGCGTTCCGGCACGGGTACCCGGCGCTGGAGCGGCTGCGTGCGGAAGGCGTGGTCGGTGCGATCGGCGCCGGTATGAACCAGGCCGCCATGCTGACCCGGTTCGTCCGCGACACCGACGTCGACACCGTGCTCTGCGCCGGGCGCTACACCCTCCTGGACCAGAGCGCCCTCGCCGAACTGCTGCCCGAGGCCGAGGCCCGGGGCATCAGCGTCATCGTCGGAGGGGTCTTCAACTCGGGGCTGCTCGCCGACCCGCGCCCGGGCGCCACGTACGACTACACGGCCGCACCCGACGACCTCCTGCGGCGCGCGCTGCGGATCGAGGCCGTCGCCGCACGGCATGGAGTTGTGCTGCGGGCCGCCGCACTGCACTACTCACTCGGTCATCCGGCCGTCGCCGGTGCCCTGGTCGGCACGCGCTCCGCCCGCGAGGTACGGGACGCGGCCGGCCTTCTCGCCCGGGACGTCCCGGCCGCCCTGTGGGACGACCTGCTCGCCGAGGGGCTCCTGCCGAAGGACGGCCCGCTGCCCCAGGGCGGAGGCGCCCGATGA
- a CDS encoding L-rhamnose mutarotase has product MRVALHTAVRPDRIEEYEAAHREVPAELTEAIRAAGVTSWTIWRSGTDLFHLLDCDDYAGLLAALETLPANIAWQARMAELLDVVHDYTADGAGAGLPVVWEL; this is encoded by the coding sequence ATGAGAGTGGCCCTGCACACCGCGGTCCGCCCCGACCGTATCGAGGAGTACGAGGCCGCCCACCGCGAGGTCCCGGCCGAACTGACCGAGGCGATCCGCGCAGCCGGCGTCACCTCCTGGACCATCTGGCGCAGCGGCACCGACCTCTTCCACCTCCTCGACTGCGACGACTACGCCGGGTTGCTGGCGGCGCTCGAAACACTCCCCGCCAACATCGCCTGGCAGGCCCGGATGGCCGAACTCCTCGACGTCGTGCACGACTACACCGCGGACGGCGCCGGCGCCGGACTGCCCGTCGTCTGGGAGCTGTGA
- a CDS encoding amidohydrolase family protein — translation MAVVDAHHHVWDLSVRDQDWITGPDLAPLRRTFTLDDLRPEARAAGVRATVLVQTVTVAGETPEFLALADGSDLVAGVVGWTDLTAPDVADALAALREGPGGDRLVGIRHQVQGEPDPAWLLRDDVRRGLEAVASAGLVYDLLVQPRQLPAAVEVVSRVPGLSFVLDHLGKPPIAAEELEPWAGRVRAFAERPNTVCKLSGMVTEAAWATWTTADLAPYAETVVEAFGSDRLMFGSDWPVCRLAARYAEVVEAARTLTRGLSEDERSAVFETTACRVYGLPAE, via the coding sequence ATGGCCGTCGTCGATGCCCACCACCATGTGTGGGACCTCTCCGTCCGGGACCAGGACTGGATCACCGGCCCCGACCTCGCGCCCCTGCGCCGTACCTTCACGCTCGACGACCTGCGGCCGGAGGCGCGCGCCGCGGGAGTCCGCGCGACCGTGCTCGTCCAGACCGTCACTGTCGCCGGGGAGACACCGGAGTTCCTCGCGCTCGCCGACGGCAGCGACCTCGTCGCGGGGGTCGTCGGATGGACCGACCTCACCGCCCCCGACGTCGCCGACGCACTGGCCGCGCTACGGGAGGGGCCGGGCGGCGACCGGCTCGTCGGCATCCGCCACCAGGTGCAGGGCGAACCCGATCCCGCGTGGCTGCTGCGGGACGACGTCCGACGGGGACTCGAAGCCGTCGCGTCCGCCGGCCTCGTCTACGACCTGCTGGTCCAGCCCCGTCAGCTGCCCGCCGCGGTCGAGGTGGTGAGCCGGGTCCCCGGACTCAGCTTCGTCCTCGACCATCTGGGCAAGCCCCCCATCGCCGCCGAGGAGCTGGAACCGTGGGCGGGGCGGGTGCGTGCGTTCGCCGAGCGGCCCAACACCGTCTGCAAACTCTCCGGCATGGTGACGGAGGCCGCCTGGGCGACCTGGACCACCGCGGATCTCGCCCCGTACGCCGAGACGGTCGTCGAGGCCTTCGGGTCCGACCGCCTCATGTTCGGCTCCGACTGGCCGGTCTGCCGGCTCGCCGCGCGTTACGCCGAGGTCGTGGAGGCCGCCCGCACGCTCACCCGGGGGCTGAGCGAGGACGAGCGCTCCGCCGTCTTCGAGACCACCGCCTGCCGGGTCTACGGGCTCCCGGCGGAATGA
- a CDS encoding Fpg/Nei family DNA glycosylase → MPELPEVEALREFLDTHLVGQEIVRVLPLAISVLKTYDPPLSAIEGAEVTAVERRGKWLDITVGGLHLVTHLARAGWLQWKDEVPAAPPRPGKGPLALRVVLASGSGFDLTEAGTTKRLAVHLVRDAGEVPGVARLGPDPLADAFDRDAFAALLAGERRQIKGALRDQSLIAGIGNAYSDEILHAAKMSPFKPVQNLGEDEITTLYEALRSTLGEAVERSRGVAAGRLKAEKKSGLRVHGRTGQPCPVCGDTIREVSFSDSSLQYCPTCQTGGKPLADRRLSRLLK, encoded by the coding sequence ATGCCGGAGCTGCCCGAGGTCGAAGCGCTGAGAGAGTTCCTCGACACCCATCTGGTGGGACAGGAGATCGTCCGTGTCCTGCCGCTGGCGATCAGCGTGCTGAAGACGTACGACCCGCCCCTGTCCGCGATCGAGGGCGCCGAGGTCACTGCCGTGGAACGGCGCGGCAAGTGGCTCGACATCACCGTCGGCGGCCTGCACCTGGTCACGCACCTGGCCCGCGCGGGCTGGCTCCAGTGGAAGGACGAGGTCCCTGCCGCGCCGCCGCGCCCGGGCAAGGGCCCGCTCGCCCTGCGCGTGGTGCTCGCCTCCGGGAGCGGCTTCGATCTGACCGAGGCCGGTACCACCAAGAGGCTCGCCGTCCATCTCGTCCGCGACGCCGGCGAGGTGCCGGGCGTCGCCCGCCTCGGCCCCGATCCGCTGGCCGACGCCTTCGACCGCGACGCGTTCGCCGCGCTGCTCGCGGGGGAGCGGCGGCAGATCAAGGGCGCGCTGCGGGACCAGAGTCTGATCGCGGGAATCGGCAACGCCTACAGCGACGAGATCCTGCACGCCGCGAAGATGTCGCCCTTCAAACCGGTGCAGAATTTGGGCGAGGACGAGATCACCACACTGTACGAAGCCCTCCGCAGCACCCTCGGTGAGGCCGTCGAGCGTTCGCGCGGAGTCGCGGCGGGACGGCTCAAGGCGGAGAAGAAGAGCGGTCTGCGGGTCCATGGCCGGACCGGTCAGCCGTGCCCGGTCTGCGGCGACACGATTCGCGAGGTCTCGTTCAGCGACTCGTCGCTCCAGTACTGCCCCACCTGCCAGACCGGCGGCAAGCCGCTGGCCGACCGCAGACTGTCGCGCCTGCTGAAGTGA
- a CDS encoding zf-HC2 domain-containing protein, with translation MGMQQRHQDVAAYALGVLEPGDAFRFEEHLAECVLCTVQLSDFSSVASAISDLTGPGVIASRPSPRLLERLTEEVALMRRRSSRRRLRLVAAVAALIVALPLGALAMRTPQDPAPPAVAGKQVTVKDAGSGVTASAFVEDRMWGTAVAMRLSGLTGPGSCRLVAVGKDGIEHPVLSWRVPQGGYGTDVPGHAKPLEIEGGTDLSSSDIGRWEVRTFDGKPLLTIK, from the coding sequence ATGGGCATGCAGCAGCGGCACCAGGACGTGGCCGCCTATGCGCTGGGCGTGCTGGAACCGGGGGACGCGTTCCGCTTCGAGGAGCATCTCGCCGAGTGCGTGCTGTGCACAGTACAGCTCTCGGACTTCTCGTCGGTCGCTTCGGCGATTTCCGACCTCACGGGACCCGGCGTGATCGCGTCCCGGCCCTCGCCCCGGCTGCTGGAGCGGCTGACCGAGGAGGTCGCGCTGATGCGGAGGCGGAGCAGCAGACGCCGGCTCCGGCTGGTCGCCGCGGTGGCGGCGCTGATCGTCGCCCTGCCGCTGGGCGCGCTCGCGATGCGGACCCCGCAGGACCCCGCCCCGCCGGCCGTCGCGGGCAAGCAGGTCACGGTGAAGGACGCCGGCTCCGGCGTCACCGCGTCCGCCTTCGTGGAGGACCGGATGTGGGGCACGGCGGTGGCGATGCGGCTCTCGGGCCTCACCGGGCCCGGCTCCTGCCGGCTGGTCGCCGTCGGCAAGGACGGCATCGAGCATCCGGTGCTCAGCTGGCGCGTTCCCCAGGGCGGATACGGCACGGATGTCCCCGGTCATGCCAAGCCCCTGGAGATCGAGGGGGGCACCGACCTGTCGAGCAGCGACATCGGCCGCTGGGAAGTGCGGACGTTCGACGGCAAGCCGCTGCTGACGATCAAGTGA
- a CDS encoding LytR/AlgR family response regulator transcription factor, with protein MLRVLAVDDENPALEELLYLLRSDARVTSAEGATDATEALRRISRALEAGPDGEDGIDVVFLDIHMAGLTGLDVARLLAGFARPPLIVFVTAHEGFAVQAFDLKAVDYVLKPVRRERLAEAVRRVRDQVLAARETRQPEHETAVTAPATRAPVHNAAEQIPVELGGVTRFVAVDDIAYVEAQGDYARLHTEDGSHLVRIPLSALEERWASRGFVRIHRSHLVALARIDELRLDAGTTTVRVGSAELAVSRRHARQLRDLLMRHAGS; from the coding sequence ATGCTGCGTGTACTGGCGGTCGACGACGAGAATCCGGCGCTCGAGGAACTCCTCTATCTGTTGCGTTCCGACGCCCGGGTCACGAGCGCGGAGGGCGCGACGGACGCCACCGAGGCGCTGCGCCGGATCAGCCGGGCGCTGGAGGCGGGACCGGACGGTGAGGACGGCATCGACGTCGTCTTTCTCGACATCCACATGGCCGGACTCACCGGACTCGATGTCGCCAGGCTGCTCGCGGGGTTCGCCAGGCCGCCGCTGATCGTGTTCGTCACCGCGCACGAGGGCTTCGCCGTCCAGGCCTTCGACCTCAAGGCCGTCGACTACGTCCTCAAGCCGGTGCGCAGGGAGCGGCTGGCCGAGGCGGTGCGCAGGGTGCGCGACCAGGTGCTCGCCGCCCGGGAGACCCGCCAGCCGGAGCACGAGACCGCGGTGACGGCCCCCGCCACCCGTGCGCCCGTGCACAACGCCGCCGAGCAGATACCCGTCGAACTGGGCGGTGTCACGCGGTTCGTGGCGGTCGACGACATCGCCTATGTCGAGGCACAGGGGGACTACGCCCGGCTGCACACGGAGGACGGCAGCCACCTCGTCCGCATTCCGCTGTCCGCCCTGGAGGAGCGGTGGGCCTCCCGCGGCTTCGTCCGCATCCACCGCAGCCATCTCGTCGCGCTGGCCCGTATCGACGAACTGCGCCTGGACGCGGGGACGACGACGGTCCGGGTGGGATCGGCCGAACTTGCCGTCAGCCGGCGTCATGCGCGGCAGCTGCGGGACCTGCTGATGCGGCACGCCGGCAGCTGA
- a CDS encoding TIGR03086 family metal-binding protein: MTDIADRYRRHADDFESKVAAVRPEQWDNPSPCARWSARDVVGHIVVMHGVMLRPLDRRPSRAPSVEKDPLAAFRAARADVEAVLDDPELAAAPCETPSGPLTAEQHIDRVISDDLVLHGWDLARATGQDETMPADDVERMWRGTSAIPAEVMEKFRTPGAFGPGVEVFGPEVPVPEDAPLQDRLLGLIGRDPH, from the coding sequence ATGACCGACATCGCCGACCGATACCGCAGACACGCCGACGACTTCGAGAGCAAGGTCGCCGCCGTCCGGCCCGAGCAGTGGGACAACCCGTCGCCGTGCGCCCGCTGGTCCGCCCGGGACGTCGTCGGACACATCGTCGTGATGCACGGCGTCATGCTGCGCCCGCTCGACCGCCGTCCCTCCCGCGCACCGTCCGTCGAGAAGGACCCCCTCGCCGCGTTCCGGGCCGCACGCGCCGATGTCGAGGCCGTGCTCGATGACCCCGAACTCGCGGCGGCTCCCTGCGAGACACCCAGCGGGCCGCTGACGGCCGAACAGCACATCGACCGGGTCATCAGTGACGACCTGGTGCTGCACGGCTGGGACCTGGCGCGAGCCACCGGGCAGGACGAGACGATGCCCGCCGACGACGTGGAGCGGATGTGGCGCGGCACCTCCGCGATCCCGGCCGAGGTGATGGAGAAGTTCCGGACGCCCGGCGCGTTCGGTCCGGGGGTGGAGGTCTTCGGCCCCGAGGTGCCCGTCCCCGAGGACGCTCCCCTCCAGGACCGGCTCCTCGGACTCATCGGACGCGATCCTCACTGA
- a CDS encoding GntR family transcriptional regulator, with product MTAAGLTIRVDPATPVPPYEQIRQQFADLIAVGRMREGEKLPPVRQLASDLGLANNTVVRAYRELESAGLVHSRRGSGTRVAAVATGPDAATRLADHARHFAVAARNLGVTDEDALAALRHALATPDG from the coding sequence GTGACTGCCGCCGGCCTGACGATCCGGGTCGACCCGGCCACACCCGTGCCTCCGTACGAGCAGATCAGACAGCAGTTCGCCGATCTCATCGCGGTCGGCCGGATGCGCGAGGGCGAGAAGCTGCCTCCGGTGCGCCAGCTCGCCTCCGACCTCGGTCTCGCCAACAACACCGTGGTCCGCGCCTACCGGGAACTCGAGTCGGCCGGGCTGGTGCACAGCCGGCGCGGCTCCGGCACCCGCGTCGCCGCCGTCGCGACCGGCCCCGACGCCGCCACCCGGCTCGCCGACCACGCCCGCCACTTCGCCGTCGCCGCCAGGAACCTCGGTGTCACCGACGAAGATGCCCTGGCCGCCCTGCGCCACGCGCTCGCCACCCCCGACGGCTGA
- a CDS encoding sigma-70 family RNA polymerase sigma factor — translation MATATVTASATTDERAMADLQREHGPALLSFLQGLTYGDQQRAEDLLQETLVRAWQHPEAFEGPYESMRPWLFTVGRRLAIDARRSRLARPTEIGDGVLATTPDPADVTETAVAALDVRAAVESLSPEHQAVLVRIYFEGLSVNEAAESLGIPPGTVKSRSYYALRALARCLPGYARPRPAMSR, via the coding sequence ATGGCGACGGCAACCGTGACCGCTTCCGCGACGACCGACGAGCGGGCCATGGCGGACCTGCAACGCGAGCACGGCCCCGCACTGCTCAGCTTCCTCCAGGGCCTCACCTACGGGGACCAGCAGCGCGCGGAGGACCTGCTCCAGGAGACCCTGGTCCGCGCCTGGCAGCACCCGGAGGCCTTCGAGGGTCCGTACGAGTCGATGCGCCCGTGGCTCTTCACGGTCGGCCGCCGCCTCGCCATCGACGCACGCCGCTCCCGTCTCGCCCGCCCCACCGAGATCGGCGACGGGGTCCTCGCCACCACCCCGGATCCGGCGGACGTCACCGAGACGGCCGTCGCCGCCCTCGACGTCCGCGCGGCGGTCGAGTCCCTGAGCCCCGAGCACCAGGCGGTGCTGGTCCGGATCTACTTCGAGGGACTCAGCGTCAACGAGGCCGCGGAGTCGCTCGGGATACCGCCGGGGACGGTCAAGTCCCGTTCGTACTACGCGCTGCGGGCCCTCGCCCGCTGCCTCCCCGGCTATGCGCGCCCACGCCCGGCCATGAGTCGCTGA
- a CDS encoding CapA family protein, which translates to MTRRPLQGPTPLATPLARRGATALAAVLLGATAACAGPGPWSADGRSERPAPAAAGGAAPARGFTLVVGGGVLPHDAVVRQARARGDGYDFRPVLAGVRPVVSAADLAICQLETVFGTVEEQGGDERGRSAVTSPPELAKNLAAIGYDACSTASDHALADGAAGVERTLDALDTAGIGHTGTARTAAEAREPAWLKAGGARVAQLAYTYGLDGDRHPGAQPWAVALIDEERIVADARAARKAGADVVLVSLHWGTAWQTAPDERQLALADALTASKTAGRPDIDLIVGAHAHVPQPYEKVNGTWVVYGTGDQLAGAGAGAGAGPGPGRDRQRDPRANQATLGRFTFAPPARPGERWEVAKAEFVPQWTDAAGRVVNTADASSKDADRHDREQAKDAVSAAVFSRGAAEHGLTMGR; encoded by the coding sequence ATGACACGCCGCCCGCTACAGGGCCCCACCCCGCTCGCGACGCCGCTCGCGCGACGGGGAGCGACGGCGCTCGCCGCCGTCCTGCTCGGGGCGACGGCCGCCTGCGCCGGGCCGGGCCCCTGGTCCGCGGACGGTCGCTCCGAGCGCCCCGCGCCCGCGGCCGCCGGCGGCGCGGCTCCCGCTCGCGGCTTCACCCTCGTCGTGGGCGGTGGTGTCCTGCCGCACGACGCGGTCGTCCGACAGGCCCGCGCCCGCGGCGACGGCTACGACTTCCGCCCCGTGCTCGCCGGTGTCCGGCCGGTCGTCTCCGCCGCGGACCTGGCGATCTGCCAGCTGGAGACGGTGTTCGGGACGGTCGAGGAACAGGGCGGCGACGAGCGCGGCCGCTCGGCCGTCACCTCCCCGCCCGAGCTCGCGAAGAACCTCGCGGCCATCGGCTACGACGCCTGTTCCACGGCCTCCGACCACGCCTTGGCGGACGGCGCCGCAGGCGTCGAACGCACGCTGGACGCTCTGGACACCGCCGGCATCGGACACACCGGCACCGCCCGTACCGCCGCCGAGGCACGCGAGCCCGCGTGGCTGAAAGCAGGCGGTGCCAGGGTCGCCCAGCTGGCCTACACCTACGGCCTGGACGGCGACCGGCACCCCGGGGCACAGCCCTGGGCGGTCGCGCTGATCGACGAGGAGCGGATCGTCGCCGACGCCCGGGCCGCCCGGAAGGCCGGCGCGGATGTCGTCCTCGTCAGCCTGCACTGGGGCACCGCGTGGCAGACCGCCCCCGACGAACGGCAACTGGCGCTCGCCGACGCCCTCACCGCCTCGAAGACCGCGGGCCGCCCGGACATCGACCTGATCGTGGGTGCCCACGCGCATGTCCCGCAGCCGTACGAGAAGGTCAACGGCACCTGGGTGGTCTACGGGACCGGCGACCAGCTCGCCGGAGCCGGAGCCGGAGCCGGAGCCGGTCCCGGTCCCGGCCGCGACCGGCAGCGCGACCCCCGCGCCAACCAGGCGACCCTAGGCCGCTTCACCTTCGCGCCCCCCGCCCGGCCCGGAGAACGCTGGGAGGTGGCGAAGGCCGAGTTCGTCCCGCAGTGGACGGACGCCGCGGGGCGTGTGGTGAACACGGCGGACGCATCGTCGAAGGACGCGGACCGTCACGACCGCGAGCAGGCGAAGGATGCCGTCAGCGCTGCCGTGTTCAGCCGCGGCGCGGCTGAACACGGTCTGACGATGGGCCGCTGA
- a CDS encoding amino acid permease: MAGLWSGQGVLRRKPIERIEEGGTAEQLTRTLGLWQLTAIGVGGIIGAGIFTLAGTVANGTAGPAVLISFLIAGVASAAAAFSYAEFAGLIPKAGSAYTYGYAVLGELAGWFIGWDLLLEYTAIVAVVAIGISGYFNFLLGETGAELPNWMLGAPGTGDGHRIDLFAAILCLLIAYLLTLGIKNAARFETVVVVLKVLVVLLVIGVGVFHIETANYNPFFPFGVSGAFTGAATVFFAVFGYDAMSTAAEESKDAQRHMPKAILYSLAISMVLYVLACLVLTGMQNYTEIDPESGFSTAFKSVGLGGLADVIAVGAIIGILTVMFTFMLGVTRVWFSMSRDGLLPKWFAKTHPTRHVPTRVTWIVGVASAAIAGFLPIGEAAELTNIGILLAFVVVCVAVIVLRYRRPDLPRTFRCPGMPFVPAIGVVFSIWLITFLAWHTWVRFAVWLLIGLVIYFAYSYRKSDLATSQNTGQEKGLR, encoded by the coding sequence ATGGCAGGCCTGTGGTCAGGGCAGGGCGTACTGCGGCGCAAGCCCATCGAACGTATCGAGGAAGGCGGCACGGCCGAACAGCTCACCAGAACGCTCGGCCTGTGGCAGCTGACCGCGATCGGTGTCGGCGGCATCATCGGAGCCGGCATCTTCACCCTCGCGGGCACGGTCGCCAACGGCACGGCGGGTCCCGCGGTCCTCATCTCGTTCCTGATCGCCGGGGTGGCGAGTGCGGCCGCGGCCTTCTCCTACGCCGAGTTCGCGGGGCTCATTCCGAAGGCCGGGTCGGCGTACACCTACGGCTATGCCGTACTCGGCGAACTGGCGGGCTGGTTCATCGGGTGGGATCTCCTGCTGGAGTACACGGCGATCGTGGCGGTCGTCGCCATCGGCATCTCGGGGTACTTCAACTTCCTGCTCGGCGAGACGGGTGCCGAGCTGCCGAACTGGATGCTGGGTGCGCCCGGCACGGGTGACGGACACCGGATCGACCTGTTCGCCGCGATCCTGTGCCTGCTGATCGCCTATCTCCTCACCCTCGGCATCAAGAACGCGGCCCGCTTCGAGACGGTCGTGGTGGTGCTGAAGGTCCTGGTCGTGCTGCTGGTGATCGGTGTCGGCGTGTTCCACATCGAGACCGCGAACTACAACCCGTTCTTCCCGTTCGGGGTGAGCGGAGCGTTCACCGGCGCAGCGACGGTCTTCTTCGCGGTCTTCGGCTACGACGCCATGTCGACGGCGGCCGAGGAGTCCAAGGACGCCCAGCGCCACATGCCGAAGGCGATCCTGTACTCGCTGGCGATCTCGATGGTGCTGTACGTCCTTGCGTGCCTGGTGCTGACGGGTATGCAGAACTACACGGAGATCGACCCGGAGAGCGGCTTCTCGACGGCCTTCAAGTCGGTCGGCCTGGGCGGTCTGGCGGACGTCATCGCCGTCGGCGCCATCATCGGCATCCTCACCGTCATGTTCACGTTCATGCTGGGCGTGACCCGTGTCTGGTTCTCGATGAGCCGCGACGGACTCCTGCCCAAGTGGTTCGCCAAGACGCATCCGACACGCCATGTGCCGACCCGCGTGACCTGGATCGTCGGTGTGGCGTCGGCGGCGATCGCCGGTTTCCTGCCGATCGGCGAGGCGGCGGAACTGACCAACATCGGCATTCTGCTCGCCTTCGTGGTCGTGTGTGTGGCGGTCATCGTGCTGCGCTATCGGCGACCCGATCTGCCGCGTACGTTCCGCTGCCCGGGCATGCCCTTCGTCCCGGCGATCGGTGTGGTGTTCTCGATCTGGCTCATCACCTTCCTGGCCTGGCACACATGGGTCCGCTTCGCGGTGTGGCTGCTGATCGGCCTGGTCATCTACTTCGCGTACTCCTACCGGAAGTCGGATCTGGCGACGTCTCAGAACACCGGGCAGGAGAAGGGGTTGCGCTGA
- a CDS encoding universal stress protein, translating into MTEQRPHRFERGTDGPKVIVAGVDGSDSSLRAAAYASGLARRQNALLAVVYVQPVMSTGAALGVPVADTTEEIAEGLVAEIRSAAERVREIWEVRWEFHTFRGDPYSGLVKAADELKADAVVVGASESAGHRFIGSVAVRLVKAGRWPVTVVP; encoded by the coding sequence GTGACTGAGCAGCGACCTCACCGTTTCGAACGCGGCACCGACGGCCCGAAGGTCATCGTCGCCGGTGTGGACGGTTCCGACTCCTCCCTGCGGGCGGCGGCGTACGCCAGTGGCCTGGCCCGCCGCCAGAACGCCCTGCTGGCGGTGGTGTACGTCCAGCCGGTGATGTCGACCGGCGCGGCACTGGGGGTGCCGGTCGCGGACACCACCGAGGAGATAGCGGAGGGGCTGGTGGCCGAGATCCGGTCGGCCGCCGAGCGCGTCCGGGAGATCTGGGAGGTGCGCTGGGAGTTCCACACCTTCCGCGGCGATCCCTACAGCGGCCTGGTGAAGGCCGCCGACGAGCTGAAGGCGGACGCCGTGGTCGTCGGGGCGTCGGAGTCGGCCGGTCACCGCTTCATCGGCTCGGTGGCGGTGCGGCTGGTCAAGGCAGGACGCTGGCCGGTCACCGTCGTTCCCTGA